A region of the Jatrophihabitans sp. genome:
GACCCGGCCGCGGGCCACCTCTTTGACGCTGCCGACGGCCGCGTCCAACTGCTCGACGCCCCGGGCCGCGATCGCCACATGCGCGCCTTCACGGGCCAGCTCGGTGGCCACCGCCAAACCGATCCCGCTCGAACCGCCGGCGACCAGCGCCACCTTGTCCTCAAGACCCAGATCCACCGGGCGCACCCCCCGACCCCAGGTTCGGTGAGGAGGCTTGTGAGCTGACCGCGGCCGCCGGCTGAACGGGCCGGGGTCTGACCCGCAAACCACCCCGGTGCCGGTAGCCGTAGCGCCAGGACATCGGCCAGGACAGCAGCATGGCGGCCAGCCGGGCCTGTCGGGGCAACCCGCGGGTCCAGGAGTCGTCGTGCGGCCGGATGACGGTGGCCCCGGTCCGGAACCGGTCCGGGTTGCCGGTGACGGTGTGGTTGGTGTGCAGCTGCACCGTGCGCCCGTCCACCGGGTTGCTCGAGGGATCGACGTCGCAGCGTCGGAGCAACTCCGCGATCGTCGCGGCCGGATCGGCGATGAAGTCCTCGTAGCGCAGCAGCGTCGACTGCTCCGGATAGCGGCGCAGGATGGCCCGGGACGCGAGGTTGAACCCGCGCCAGTAGGCGGTGCTCCTGCTCGCCGACATCGTGTAGACGTAGCCCTTCGGCGCTCGCCAGGAGTGGGCGACCGCGACCGGGTCACGGACCAGGTGCACGAACACCGGGTGCACACCGTCGAGGTGCGGCAACAGAGCCGCTTCGCCAGGGATCTTGGTGGTGTCGACGATCACCCGGGCGCCGGTGCGCTGGGCGATCGCGCGGTAGACCCGGCTCATCAGCTCGGCGTGCTGACGCACGCCCTCGGAGTCCAGGCCACGGCCGATGATCTGCCAGGTGTGCCGGGTGCGGGCGAAGCCCCGCTGCCGGGCGATCACCAGGTCGGCGTAGTCGGCCGGTGACATCCCGGCCGGCCGGCCCACCGGCAGGATGTCGGCCCAGATCGGGCACTCGGTCAGCACCGCGCCGCAGCCGCACAGGCTGTTGGCCCCACGTCCGGCGGAGTTCTTCCACAGGAAGTGCAGCTCGCCGACATGAAAGACGCCGGGCGCCTCATTGAGGATGTTGCCGATGATGGTGCTGCCGTTGCGACACCATCCGGTGATGCACAGAACGGTGATTTCCGATTCCTCCACTGGCTTTCCCCTCTAAGCCACCGCCACCGGCTGATCACTCGGTTCGGCGATCAGCAGGGCCATCACCGCGGCCACCACGGCGCAGCAGGCGCCGACCACGAAGACGGCCTCGTATCCCAGGGCGCCGGCGATCACGCCGCCCAGGGGACCCCACACAGCCACCCCCAGATCCCAGAACGAGGTGTAGGCGCCCAGCGCCGCGCCCTGCTGGCTCCTGTCGGTGCGGTTCATCACCATCAGCGCCAGCGACGGGTGCAGCAACGAGAATCCGACGCCCATCACCACGCTGCCCAGAAGGGCGATCGGCAGGTTCGGCGCCACGGCGATGACCAGCAGGCCGGCCGCCTCGCAGCTCGCGCACACCGTGGCCACCCGGCGCGGGCCGTACTTGTCGGGCAGCCGCCCGATCACCAGCCGGGTGCCGGCATAGACCAGGCTGAAACAGCTGAGCACCACGACGCCGGAGTCGATGCCGCGGTCCAACAGGTGCAGGACGACGAAGGCGGCCAGCGCGGCGTACCCGCCCGCGGCCAGCGCCAACGCCAGCCCCGGCGTCAGCGCCGGGCGCAGCATCAGGCCGGTCTTCTTCCGCGGGCCGGGCGGGCGCGGGGGCGCGGGCGCGGAGCTGATCAACGCCAGCCCGACCAGCGGCGCGACGGCGCAGAGCGTCCAGACCGCCCCGTAGCCCAGGTCGCGCAGCACCGCGCCGAGGAACGTGCCGGCCGAGATGCCGCCCCACATGCTCACCCCGTACAGGCCGATCAGCTGGCCGCGCCGGCTGTGCGGGGCGAGCGAGACCACCCAGACCGCGCCGGCGGTGAACAACGCGGCTTCGCCGACGCCCAGCGACAACCGGTTGACCACCAGGCCGGCCAGCCCGACCGGCAGAAAGTAGGCCAGTCCACCGAGCGCGAGGATCGCCGCGCCGACCTGCATCACCAGCCGGTTGCCCCGGTAGTCGGCCTGCCCGCCGGCCAGCGGCCGGATCAGCAGCGCGGTGAGCGCCGTGGCGGTGACGACCAGCCCGATCAGAAAGTCCGAGGCCCGGTAGCGGTCCCGGACGAATTCGGGCAGCACCGGAATCGCGGCGGTCAGACCGAGGTACCCGAAGAACAGGCCGCCGAACGGGCCTACCAGTGCTCTGCGGGGCAGTGCGTCGGTCTGGGCGACTGCTGTCATCGCACAGGTCGCTCCGCTGAGCCGTCTGAGCGCTGCTGACGCAGCGTGCGGGCTATCCGGCGGACCGCGGTGATCAGGTGATCGCAGTCCTCGGCGCGCAGCGTGGAAGACAGCGCCACGTCGACCGAGTCCTGCAGGTACCCGGTGGTGACCGGCAGCTGGGCTTGGATCTCGGGGACCCCGGCGGCGCCGAACAGGAACCGCCAGTTCCAGAACGCCCGGACGTTGGCGTCCCTGGACGAGCCCAGGTTGCGCGCGTCGATCCCCTCGGCGCACAGCGCGTCGGCGAACCACTGCGCTGCGCCTCCGGGCGTTCGGCCGCCGGGCACCCGGAAGATGAACGCCTCTCCCAGGTAGGCGTCCGGCGCCACCGGCTGGCGGATGTCGATGCCCTTGACGTCGGCCAGCGCGGTGGCGACGTAGTCGTAGTTGCGATGGAAGCAGGCCAGCCGGTCCGGCAAGCGCACCAGCTCCGAACGCAGCAGGGCGGCGCGGATCTCATCCATTCGCAGGCTGAGCAGGGGCAGGCTCAGATCGGTGTCCAGCGGCGGCGGACGGTCCCCGAAGTGCCGCCCGACGCGGCCCTCGTAGGCGCCGGCGAGCACCACCGCGCGGGCGTGCAGCGCGCTGTCATCGGTGACCAGAAAACCTCCCTCGCCTGAGTTCAGCGACTTGTCCGACTGGGTGCTGAAGCCGCCGGCCAGGCCGAAAGTGCCCAGCTTGCGGCCTTTCAGCTCGACGCCGAGCGCGGGCACCGCGTCCTCGAACAGCGGCACGCCCATCTCGTCGGCGAAGTCGGACAACGCCTCGACGTCGGCGGCGAAGCCCCGCATGTGCACGACCATGATGGCCTTGACCTCCGGTGTCCACCGGCGCCGCAGGTCATCCAGATCCATGTGCAGGTCCTTGGTGACCTCGACCAGCAGCGGTCGGCAGCCGGCCATCAGGATGGCGCTCGGGGTGGCCACGAACGTGAAGCCCGGACAGGCGATCAGCGAGCCGGGCGCGATTCCGGCGGCCATGATGGCCAGCGCCAGCGCGGCGGTTCCGCTGGTGACGGCAAGGCTGTGCTGGACGCCGAAGTAGTCGCACAGCTCGCGCTCGAACTGCCCGCATTCGGTCTGGGAGTAGGGCCGGTAGTCATAGCGGAAGAACAGATGACTGCGAATCGCGCGTATCGCGGCATCCTCGTCCTCGGGACACACGCAGACGGCGCCCTTGTCATAGGTCGGCCAAGGGGTGCTGCGGACCGGCGCGCCGCCGTCGATCGCCAGTGGGGTGTCGTCTGATCCTGCAAGGTCAAACGGGTTTGCGATGAGATCCTCGTTGATGGTCAACGTGTGTGCTCCTTCGCGGAACGGTCATATGCACACAGGTGAACGCCCCGGGTACGCGATCGGCTTACCTGAGCGAAGCCGTCTAGACACAGAAAGCATGCGGTGCCACGTAAAGGGGGTTTTACCTGCACGATGCCGATTGCCCTGATATTTACAGGCCATTCGTGGGAAACATCGGACGCCTGACACGCAACCAATGATATGGACGACGCGGCGTGGGTCAACGGGTCAGCGGTGAGAACCTAATTCATGCAACGAAGTGCAGTCACATCGCTACTGTCAGCTGAAATCCAGCGGGCTGCCGGCGAAGCGCGCCAGCAGGTCGGCCGGGTCGCGGTAGGTCTGCACCGCGCCGGCTTCCAGCAGCTCCGCGGCGCTGGTGCCGCCGGACTCCAGCCCGACACACCGCAGGCCGGCCTTGGCGCAGGCCTGCACGTCCCACACCGCGTCGCCGACGAAGACGGCGTTCTCCGGCTGGAGACCCGCCTTGTCCAGCGCCACCTGGACGATGTCGGGATCGGGTTTGCTGCTGTCGGCGTCGGCTGAGCCGGTGGCCGCGTCGATCACGTCGTCGAGGTTCAGAACCCGGGTGAGGACATCCAGTTCGGCGCTGTTGGCCGAACTCGCCAACACGGTGACCAGGCCGGCCTGGTGGCAGTGCAGCACCAGCTCGCGCGCGCCGGGCAGCAGCCGCAGCGCCGGCCAGTGAGCCGAGTACAGCGCGTCGTGACCGAGTGTGAGCTGCTCTGTGCGGTCATCGGCGGCGCCGTCGGTGACCTCGTGCACCAGATGGTCACCGCCCATGCCGATCGCCCGGTGGATGCGCGCCATCGAGACATCCATCCCGGCCTGCCGGAACGCCTGCCACCAGCTCACGGTGTGCAGGTAGCTGGTGTCGACCAGGGTGCCGTCGATGTCGAACAGGACGCCGTGCCGAACGCTCATGATCGGTTCCTCTCACATTCGGCTTCTTGCGCCGTAGTCTGCTCTTATCTTGCCCGGGTCAGGCGCGCACGGCTCGCTGCGTGCCGTCGACCCGGACGGTCAGGCCGACGGCGTCGAGGTGCTCCAGCAGCGGCAGGGCCACCCGCCGGGTGGTGCCCAGCGCCTGCCGGGCCTGGCTCGCGGTGAACGGCTGCGGCAACGCCCGCACCAGCGCCAGGGCGCGCTCGGCGGCGTCCGGCGCCACCACCAGGTCGGGCGCCAGCCGCAGCACCCGGCCGGCGCCGGCCGCGGCGGCCAGGTCCCTCACCCCGAGTCCCAGCTCGGACAGCTCGCTGCGCTCGGGGGCGTCGAAGGGGTCCTTGGCCAGGCGCTCGTCGATCAACCGCAGCGACTGCTCCGCCGCGCCCAGGGTGGGGGTGGCCTCCGGCCGGCCGATCCGTCCGGCGGCGGCCTGCAGTCCCAGCCCGGCGGCGAGTTCGGCAAGCAGCCTGGGATCGGGCAGCCCCGCTGCCTGCCGGGCGGCGTCCTCGCTGATCCAGGGGCGCAACGGCTCGGCCGCCGCGTGCCGGTCGACCGCGGCCAGCAGCGCCTGCTGCCAGTGCCGCCAGGTGTCGGGATCGATCAGCCAGTCCCCGCGCGTCAGAACGCCGGCGGTGTCGGTGACCGGCACCCCGAGCGCGGTCAGGGTGGCCCGGCTGACCGCGCCCCGCCGGCGCACCTGGTCGGCCAGCCCGGTCGCCGTGCCGTCGGCCAGCTGGGCGGCCCTGACCCGGGCCGAGCCTCGCCTGGTCAGCGCCGGGGGGTCGGCGTCGAGCACCCGCACTCCGGCGGTGACGCTCTGCTGCCCCGGATCGCGCAGCACCGCCCGGTCACCGGCCTGCACCGGGATCGGCCAGTCCAGGCTCAGCCGGGCGGTGGCCACCGGCTCGGTGCCGAGCACCCGCAGCCGCACCGGGATCGAGGCCGAGCCGATGTGCAGCACCTGCCGGCTTTGCGGCTCTGCCAGCAGCGGGTCCAGCGCCACGTCCAGGCAGTCGCTGGACCACCAGGCGCCGGGCGTCAGCAGGCAGTCCCCGCGACCGACCTCGCGCCGTTGCACCGAGCGCAGGTTCACCGCCACCCGGGCCACCGCCTGGACCTGCTCGCATCGGCTGCCCAGCTGCTGCAGGCCCCGCACCACCACCGGACGGCCAGCCAGTTCCAGCTCGTCGCCGACCGAGATCCGACCGGCGCCGAGGGTGCCGGTGACCACCGTTCCGCTGCCCTTGACGGTGAAGGCCCGATCCACCCACAACCGCACCCGCTCGTCCAGGCTCGGCGCCGGCAGGCCGGTGACCAGTCGCTGCAGCGCCTGCCGCAGCTGCTCGACGCCGGCCCCGGTCTCGCCCGAGACCGCCAGCGCGGGCACCTCTCCGAGGCTGGACCGGGCCACCCGCTGCCGGGCGTCGGCGATCACCGCCGCGGTCTGATCCGGGGTCGCCAGGTCGCTGCGGGTGACCGCGACCAGGCCATGCTGGATGCCCAGGGCGTCGATCGCGTCGAGGTGCTCAGAGGTCTGCCGGCGCCAGCCCTCGTCGGCGGCGATCACCAGCAGCACCGCCGGCGCCGGGCCCACCCCGGCCAGCATGTTGGTCACGAACCGCTGGTGGCCCGGGACGTCGACGAAGGCCAGTTGCTCGCCGGAGGGCAGCGTCGTCCAGGCATAGCCCAGGTCGATGGTCATGCCCCGGCGGCGTTCCTCGGCCCACCGGTCGGGCTCCATGCCGGTCAGCGCCCGGACCAGCCGCGACTTGCCGTGATCGACGTGGCCGGCGGTGGCGATGACCCGCATCAGCGTGCGACCGGGCGGGCGTCGGTGACTGGCCCGGCGCCGGTCGACCCGGCGGCGATCGACCCGGCGGCGGTCGACCCGGCGGCAGCCGTCCCGGCGGTGACAGCGAGCCCGGCAGCGGCAGAGCAGGCGGCGGCGATCAGCGCGGCCTCCTCGGCTTCCTCGACGCAGCGCAGGTCGAGCAGGCACCGGCCGCGTTCGAGCCTGCCGATCACGGCCGGCTCGGCGGCGCGCAGCGCCTGGGCGTAGCTCTCGGGCAGCGACACGGCCCAGCCCGGCAGCCGCAGACCGGGCGCGCCGCCACCCCCCACCGCGCCGTCGCTGGGCGTCACCTCGGCGTCGAGGTCGGCCGGCAGGGCGGCGACCACCCGCTCGCAGCGCCGGCGCAACTCGTCCGGATCGGCGTGCAGGTAGCGCTCGGTGGGGGTGGCCGGGCCCTGCACGCTGGCCTCCAGCGCGGCCAGCGTCAGCTTGTCCACCCGCAGCGCCCGGGCCAGCGGATGCCGGCGCAGCCGCTCCACGAGCTCAGCCTGCCCGAAGATCAGGCCGGCCTGCGGGCCGCCGAGCAGCTTGTCGCCGCTGCAGGTCACCAGGCTCGCGCCCGCCAGCAGGCTGCTGGTCACGTCCGGCTCGTCGGCAAGCAGCGGGTCCGGCCGCAGCAGGCCGCTGCCGATGTCGAGGACCACCGGCGCCGGCAGGGTCGCCAGCTCCGCGATGCTGGCGCCGGCGGTGAAGCCGTCGATGCGGAAGTTGCTGGGATGGACCTTGAGCACGCAGCCGGTCCGCGGGCCGACGGCGGCGGCGTAGTCGGCCAGGTGGGTGCGATTGGTGGTGCCCACCTCACGGATCAGGGCGCCGGTGGACTCGACGAGCTCGGGCAGCCGGAAACCGTCGCCGATCTCGACCAGCTCGCCCCGGCTGATCACCACCTCGCGGCCGGCGGCCAGCGCGGTGACGGCCAGCAGCAGAGCGGCCGCGCCGTTGTTGACCACCAGCGCCGCCTCGGCGTCGGGCACGGCGTGAGCCAGCGCGGCCAGCGTGTCTCGGCCTCGGCGGGCCCGTCGTCCGCTGACCAAATCGAACTCGACATCGACATAACCCGTCGCTCGCTGCACCGCCTGCGTCGCGGGCTCGGACAACCGGGCCCGGCCGAGGTTGGTGTGCAGCACCACGCCGGTCGCGTTCAGCACCCGGTTCAGCGACGTCGCCGCCACCGGCAGCCGGGCCAGCACGGCCGGCACCGCCTGCTCCGGCGCCAGCTCTGCGTCGCGGATCAGCTGTTGCACCGCCACGACCACGGCCTTGAGCCGGGCGCCGCCGAGCCGGACGGCCGCCTCGGCCAGCCGCGGGTCGGCCAGCAGCGCGTCGGTGCGGGGCACCTGGCGGCGCGGGTCTGTCACGGCGCTCCTTCCGACTGGCTGGTGCTGGGTCTGACTGGCTGGTGCTGGTGCTGGTGCTGGTGCTGGTGCTGGCGCTGGTGCTGACTGGCTGGCTGGTGCTGGCAAGGGTGTGCGGAGGCGGACGGGAATCGAACTCGCCAAGCCGAGGTACTCGACTTCACCGGTTTTGAAGACCGGGGTGCCCACCAGGAACACGTACGCCTCCGCCAGCCACGCTAGCCGCCCGGTGATCGGCGGCGGTGATCAGCTCCAGGTGACGTGATCAACTCCGGGTGGTTAGCCTCAACAGGGTGACTGCCACGACTTATCGCCTGACCCAGTACGCCCACGGCGGCGGCTGCGCCTGCAAGATCCCACCGGGCGAGCTCGAAGCGATCGTGGCCGGCCTGATCGGGGCCGGCTCGCCGGACTTGCTGGTCGGCCTGGACGACGGCGACGATGCCGCGGTGGTGCGCATCAACGGCGACACCGCCGTGCTCAGCACCGCCGACTTCTTCACCCCGGTGGTCGATGACGCCTATGACTTCGGACGGATCGCCGCCGCCAACGCGCTGTCGGACGTCTATGCGATGGGCGGCCGCCCGGTGCTGGCGATCAACCTGCTCGGCTGGCCGCGCGACCTGCTGCCCACCGAGCTGTTGCGCGAGGTGCTGCGCGGTGGCCTGGACATCGCCGCCGAGGCCGGTTGCCCGGTCGCCGGCGGGCACAGCATCGACGACCCGGAGCCCAAGTACGGCATGGCGGTCACCGGCATCGCCCATCCTGACCGGTTGCTGCGCAACGACGCCGCGCGCGCCGGGCAGGCCATCACGCTGACCAAGCCGCTGGGCGTCGGCGTGCTGAACAACCGCCACAAGTCCACCGGCGAGGTGTTCGAGCAGGCGATCGCCTCGATGACGACGTTGAACGCCGCCGCCTGTGCCGCGGCTTTGGGGGCAGGGCTGTCAGCGGCTACCGACGTGACCGGTTTCGGGTTGCTCGGCCACCTCTACAAGATGGCCCGGGCCTCCGGGGTCACCGCGGTGATCGACGCCGCAGCGGTCCCGTACCTCGACGGCGCCCGGCAGGCCCTGGCCGACGGCTTCGTCAGCGGCGGCACCCGGCGCAACCTCGACTGGGTGCGTCCGCACCTGGACTTCCGCGTGGGCGAGGACGAGTTGCTGTTGCTGGCCGACGCCCAGACCAGCGGCGGGCTACTGCTGGCCGGCGAGATCGCGACCGGCGGCGCCGCCGGGCTGGGTCCGCGGGGCGCGGTGATCGGCGAGTTCGTCCCCCGCCAAGACACCATCCTGCGAGTCAGATGACTTCGCTCCTTCCCAACACCCGGGAGTCCAGACGGCCAATCGCTGATGACAGCGTGCCGACCAGAAACTGTCAGCGGTCGACCGTAGAGTTCGTAACATGAGAGGACGTTCTAAGCTCGGCCAACCAGCGGGCCTCGACACGTGGGCCGAGCTCCGCAGCGCCGCAAGGTATCAAGGCGATGATTACGCGCTATTCACAGACGACGCCACGGCAGCCCTCGCTCAGCTGCCCAGCTCATCTGTCAACACGTGCCTGACGTCGCCGCCTTACTGGGCGGTACGCGACTACGGCCATGAGGAGCAGTTGGGACTAGAACGGGAGGTCGACGACTATGTCGAACGCCTCGTCAAGATCTACCGTGAGGTCTACCGCGTTTTGGCGGACGACGGAAGCGCCTGGCTGAACATCGGCGACAGTTACTTCAACCGCACCGTGACCGTGGACGGGTTGCCTCCACGTGCTGGATGGCGGCGTAGCAAGCAGTTAAGTCTGGTTCCGTTCCGTGTCGCGCTCGCCCTCGAAGACGACGGCTGGTGGGTTCGGAACGTCGCTGTTTGGCAGAAGCCCAACGCGATGCCGAGCAGCGTCGTCGACCGATTGACCAACACATGGGAGCCGATATTTCTCCTTACTAAATCGGAGCGCTACTTCTTCGACTTGGACGCCATCCGGATACCTCACGCGACGGATGACACTATCGAGCGAGTTCGCGCCGAAAGCGGAGACGTCAATGGCAAAGCGAAGGGAAAGCAAGAGCTACGACGCTGGCTCAACTCGCCCCGGCACCGCTCGACAATCGATGGCTTGAAGGAAGTAGAGCGGCGCCCCAATGCTCCTGAGTCGGTGGAGCTAGCGAGATATCTCCGTGACGCTTTGAAGCGTGAGGGACGGACAATTCGATGGGTATCCGAGCAGCTAGCGCAGCCATTTGAGCGCACTCGTCACTACTTTCGGACTGACCCAATCGGGGCGAGACTCCCACCCCCGGAGACATGGCTAGAGCTGCAGAACTTATTGCATCTCGACGACACGTTCGACGAGGCGATGCGCGTAGAAATTGGTGACAATGTGTTTCGGAACCACCCCGCTGGGCGCAATCCAGGCGATGTCTGGTCGGTGCCTGTCGCAGCGAATCGTGGAGAACATCTTGCTGTGATGCCACGTCGCCTAGCTCACCGTGCGCTGAGCGCGACGCTACCCCCCGGCGGTAGCTGTCTAGATCCGTTTATGGGATCTGGCACGACCGGTCTTGTCACCCGTGAGCTAGGCGGTCGGTTCATCGGCATAGACATCAATGCCGACTTCATACAGCCCTATTTGCAGGCTAGTTCCTACCGCGGTAGGTAGAGGAAAGGGTCGTTAGTCTCCTGACCCGATACGCCAATATCACGCCATCGCGCAGATGTGAATCCGTTCTGGCTGCCTGCATAGCTCAGCTGCTGCAATCGCCATGGACATGCTGCCCGTAGTCGAGGGAAGTACACTCGAATTCGCGGTGTCTCACCAAGGGCGGGGCTGTGCTTACCCTGACCAAAGAAAGTTGTTGTCGCATTGGGATTGTAGATTGACTTTAACAAATTGTGTGGGATAGCCAAAATATAAATATCCATCAATTCACGGAAACGACCCGCAGGATCGTTATCAAGATCCCGGTAGTAGAAGTGAACGAACATAGAAGTTGTCACGGCGGGCAGAATCGCTCCATCCACGGCGATGATGTCCATGTGCGGCGGTACGCCTGCCGCTAGGTGCACAATAGTCCCTGCGGACGTCGTGAAATCCGCATCCATTGGCAGTTGCGACGCCTGCAAGGTGTCGCGGTTATTCTCCTTGGAGGCCTTCGCGTCCACGAGAAGGATCTGCGGAAACAAGCCAGCTCCGGTAGGAAGCCATCGTGCCCGTTTGTAGTCTATAAAGCCCGCGAAGCGCTTATTTATAGGGTAAACCTCGGCCACCTCCAGCGCATATTGAGTAAGGTCCTCGGCCAGCACGATTACTTCAGTTCCACTGGTTGCGAGCGTTGTCTCGAAAATTTCTCGTGCTTCGCGCGAGTACTGCTGAAGCGCTTGCACGATCATTCGCAGCGTTTGCTTTTCGAGGAGCTCAAGGTCGTTCGAGGCGAGCAATCTGTAGTCCTGCAGCATCCGGCTATCTTATGCGGACCGATCAGCTAACTCACACGCCCGTTAGATGGGACCAGTTGCTGCTGCTGGCCGACGCCCAGACCAGCGGCGGCCTGCTGCTGGCCGGCGAGATCGCGACCGGTGGCGCCGCCGGCCTGGGGCCGCGAGGCGCGGTGATCGGCGAGTTCGTCCCCCGCCAAGACACCATCCTGCGAGTCCGCTGATCCGGCCCCTGCTGCATCGTGCGGCTGAGGTGCGGGGACAGGGACAGGGACAGGGCTGGGGCAGGGTTGGGCTGGCTCAGGCGCCGGCGGACTCGCCGGCCTCGATCCGCCGCCGCTGCGGCACCACGGTGTACTTCGGGTCCCGCGCTGAGGCCTGGCCCGCCTCGAAGATGCCGAACCGGGTGCAGGCCGACCCGGCCACTAAAGCAGCCCCCGCCAGCCCGGACGCGACACGGCTTCGCCGGCTGAGCAGCGTGCCCAGCGCCCCGAGCGTCGTCAGCGTCTTGCTGGCCCGCATCAGCACGCCGCCGGCGCCCAGGTGCAACGGCTCGGCGGTGATGCCCATCGACGCCTCCATCGCACGCTCCACGCCCAGCTCCAGCAGCGCGCCACCGAGGGCCAGCCGGCGGGCAGGCCCGGCCTCGGACACCGGCGCCAGCAGCATGCCCAGGCCGCCGGAGGCCGCCGCCGCCGAGCCGACGAACACGAACGGCAGGTGCTTGCGGGCCGCGCTCCAGGTCGGGGTGGCGGTGTGGCTCAGCAGCACCGCGGTGTACGAGGCCACCGCCGGAGCCACCACCGCCGCGCCGAGCCCGGCCGGCCCGGCCAGCCGGGTCAGCAGCCGCACCGGCGGGCGCGCCGCGACGGGCAGCCGGCCGGCCAGCGGCGCCAGCAACTCAGCCGCTCCGGCCACCCCGGCCAGCGGTCCGTAGACCGTCAGGATCCAGGTGCCGACCGACATCGGCGAGGTGGGCTTGGCGACCCTCAGCATGTTGACGAACCTCGACGGCCGGCCCAGGTCGTGCACCAGGGCGGC
Encoded here:
- a CDS encoding HAD family hydrolase, producing MSVRHGVLFDIDGTLVDTSYLHTVSWWQAFRQAGMDVSMARIHRAIGMGGDHLVHEVTDGAADDRTEQLTLGHDALYSAHWPALRLLPGARELVLHCHQAGLVTVLASSANSAELDVLTRVLNLDDVIDAATGSADADSSKPDPDIVQVALDKAGLQPENAVFVGDAVWDVQACAKAGLRCVGLESGGTSAAELLEAGAVQTYRDPADLLARFAGSPLDFS
- the selA gene encoding L-seryl-tRNA(Sec) selenium transferase, which translates into the protein MTDPRRQVPRTDALLADPRLAEAAVRLGGARLKAVVVAVQQLIRDAELAPEQAVPAVLARLPVAATSLNRVLNATGVVLHTNLGRARLSEPATQAVQRATGYVDVEFDLVSGRRARRGRDTLAALAHAVPDAEAALVVNNGAAALLLAVTALAAGREVVISRGELVEIGDGFRLPELVESTGALIREVGTTNRTHLADYAAAVGPRTGCVLKVHPSNFRIDGFTAGASIAELATLPAPVVLDIGSGLLRPDPLLADEPDVTSSLLAGASLVTCSGDKLLGGPQAGLIFGQAELVERLRRHPLARALRVDKLTLAALEASVQGPATPTERYLHADPDELRRRCERVVAALPADLDAEVTPSDGAVGGGGAPGLRLPGWAVSLPESYAQALRAAEPAVIGRLERGRCLLDLRCVEEAEEAALIAAACSAAAGLAVTAGTAAAGSTAAGSIAAGSTGAGPVTDARPVAR
- the selB gene encoding selenocysteine-specific translation elongation factor encodes the protein MRVIATAGHVDHGKSRLVRALTGMEPDRWAEERRRGMTIDLGYAWTTLPSGEQLAFVDVPGHQRFVTNMLAGVGPAPAVLLVIAADEGWRRQTSEHLDAIDALGIQHGLVAVTRSDLATPDQTAAVIADARQRVARSSLGEVPALAVSGETGAGVEQLRQALQRLVTGLPAPSLDERVRLWVDRAFTVKGSGTVVTGTLGAGRISVGDELELAGRPVVVRGLQQLGSRCEQVQAVARVAVNLRSVQRREVGRGDCLLTPGAWWSSDCLDVALDPLLAEPQSRQVLHIGSASIPVRLRVLGTEPVATARLSLDWPIPVQAGDRAVLRDPGQQSVTAGVRVLDADPPALTRRGSARVRAAQLADGTATGLADQVRRRGAVSRATLTALGVPVTDTAGVLTRGDWLIDPDTWRHWQQALLAAVDRHAAAEPLRPWISEDAARQAAGLPDPRLLAELAAGLGLQAAAGRIGRPEATPTLGAAEQSLRLIDERLAKDPFDAPERSELSELGLGVRDLAAAAGAGRVLRLAPDLVVAPDAAERALALVRALPQPFTASQARQALGTTRRVALPLLEHLDAVGLTVRVDGTQRAVRA
- a CDS encoding aminotransferase class I/II-fold pyridoxal phosphate-dependent enzyme — translated: MTINEDLIANPFDLAGSDDTPLAIDGGAPVRSTPWPTYDKGAVCVCPEDEDAAIRAIRSHLFFRYDYRPYSQTECGQFERELCDYFGVQHSLAVTSGTAALALAIMAAGIAPGSLIACPGFTFVATPSAILMAGCRPLLVEVTKDLHMDLDDLRRRWTPEVKAIMVVHMRGFAADVEALSDFADEMGVPLFEDAVPALGVELKGRKLGTFGLAGGFSTQSDKSLNSGEGGFLVTDDSALHARAVVLAGAYEGRVGRHFGDRPPPLDTDLSLPLLSLRMDEIRAALLRSELVRLPDRLACFHRNYDYVATALADVKGIDIRQPVAPDAYLGEAFIFRVPGGRTPGGAAQWFADALCAEGIDARNLGSSRDANVRAFWNWRFLFGAAGVPEIQAQLPVTTGYLQDSVDVALSSTLRAEDCDHLITAVRRIARTLRQQRSDGSAERPVR
- a CDS encoding site-specific DNA-methyltransferase, which translates into the protein MRGRSKLGQPAGLDTWAELRSAARYQGDDYALFTDDATAALAQLPSSSVNTCLTSPPYWAVRDYGHEEQLGLEREVDDYVERLVKIYREVYRVLADDGSAWLNIGDSYFNRTVTVDGLPPRAGWRRSKQLSLVPFRVALALEDDGWWVRNVAVWQKPNAMPSSVVDRLTNTWEPIFLLTKSERYFFDLDAIRIPHATDDTIERVRAESGDVNGKAKGKQELRRWLNSPRHRSTIDGLKEVERRPNAPESVELARYLRDALKREGRTIRWVSEQLAQPFERTRHYFRTDPIGARLPPPETWLELQNLLHLDDTFDEAMRVEIGDNVFRNHPAGRNPGDVWSVPVAANRGEHLAVMPRRLAHRALSATLPPGGSCLDPFMGSGTTGLVTRELGGRFIGIDINADFIQPYLQASSYRGR
- a CDS encoding sulfotransferase — protein: MEESEITVLCITGWCRNGSTIIGNILNEAPGVFHVGELHFLWKNSAGRGANSLCGCGAVLTECPIWADILPVGRPAGMSPADYADLVIARQRGFARTRHTWQIIGRGLDSEGVRQHAELMSRVYRAIAQRTGARVIVDTTKIPGEAALLPHLDGVHPVFVHLVRDPVAVAHSWRAPKGYVYTMSASRSTAYWRGFNLASRAILRRYPEQSTLLRYEDFIADPAATIAELLRRCDVDPSSNPVDGRTVQLHTNHTVTGNPDRFRTGATVIRPHDDSWTRGLPRQARLAAMLLSWPMSWRYGYRHRGGLRVRPRPVQPAAAVSSQASSPNLGSGGAPGGSGS
- the selD gene encoding selenide, water dikinase SelD, which produces MTATTYRLTQYAHGGGCACKIPPGELEAIVAGLIGAGSPDLLVGLDDGDDAAVVRINGDTAVLSTADFFTPVVDDAYDFGRIAAANALSDVYAMGGRPVLAINLLGWPRDLLPTELLREVLRGGLDIAAEAGCPVAGGHSIDDPEPKYGMAVTGIAHPDRLLRNDAARAGQAITLTKPLGVGVLNNRHKSTGEVFEQAIASMTTLNAAACAAALGAGLSAATDVTGFGLLGHLYKMARASGVTAVIDAAAVPYLDGARQALADGFVSGGTRRNLDWVRPHLDFRVGEDELLLLADAQTSGGLLLAGEIATGGAAGLGPRGAVIGEFVPRQDTILRVR
- a CDS encoding MFS transporter, with amino-acid sequence MTAVAQTDALPRRALVGPFGGLFFGYLGLTAAIPVLPEFVRDRYRASDFLIGLVVTATALTALLIRPLAGGQADYRGNRLVMQVGAAILALGGLAYFLPVGLAGLVVNRLSLGVGEAALFTAGAVWVVSLAPHSRRGQLIGLYGVSMWGGISAGTFLGAVLRDLGYGAVWTLCAVAPLVGLALISSAPAPPRPPGPRKKTGLMLRPALTPGLALALAAGGYAALAAFVVLHLLDRGIDSGVVVLSCFSLVYAGTRLVIGRLPDKYGPRRVATVCASCEAAGLLVIAVAPNLPIALLGSVVMGVGFSLLHPSLALMVMNRTDRSQQGAALGAYTSFWDLGVAVWGPLGGVIAGALGYEAVFVVGACCAVVAAVMALLIAEPSDQPVAVA